The Aquiluna sp. KACHI24 genome contains a region encoding:
- a CDS encoding nitrilase-related carbon-nitrogen hydrolase: MKVTKVHAPASLSRVKAPERGTITVAAVQVSWREDQREHQSNIENAIRLAKAQGAQIVFLPELTLSRYPADVCPTGIPSDSAEPLLGGETYTFISRLAKELDLAIHASLYEATGFADGRGLNTAILVNGQGQLVGKTPKLHIPVTEGYFEDKYFQEGPNDNPYPIWDYEGVKLGMPTCWDEWFPEVARAYGLRGADVLCYPTAIGSEPDHPDFDTEPLWRQTIIGHAIANGLFIVVPNRWGNEGRINFYGSSFIVDPYGRVLARAAREGDELLVAELDLDQRRDWLELFPFFGTRRPDTYQELTEPIVNPRSDSGEGVEGGIPGLRP; the protein is encoded by the coding sequence ATGAAAGTAACTAAAGTCCACGCACCGGCATCGCTCTCCAGGGTAAAGGCACCAGAGCGCGGGACAATAACCGTCGCCGCGGTCCAGGTGAGCTGGCGTGAGGATCAGCGCGAACATCAATCGAACATTGAGAATGCAATCAGGCTGGCCAAAGCTCAGGGTGCTCAGATCGTCTTCCTTCCAGAGCTCACCCTCTCCCGATACCCGGCGGATGTTTGCCCTACGGGGATTCCGTCCGACTCCGCCGAGCCACTTCTAGGTGGCGAGACCTACACCTTTATTTCTCGCCTTGCCAAAGAGCTAGACCTAGCGATTCACGCCTCGCTCTATGAGGCAACTGGATTTGCAGATGGCCGTGGCCTAAACACCGCCATCTTGGTAAACGGTCAGGGTCAGCTGGTTGGAAAAACGCCAAAGCTACATATTCCGGTGACGGAGGGGTATTTCGAAGACAAGTACTTCCAGGAGGGTCCAAACGATAACCCCTACCCGATCTGGGATTACGAGGGAGTCAAGCTTGGAATGCCGACCTGCTGGGATGAGTGGTTCCCTGAGGTGGCAAGGGCTTATGGTCTGCGCGGCGCGGATGTGCTGTGTTACCCCACCGCGATTGGCTCCGAGCCAGATCACCCAGACTTTGACACCGAACCGCTTTGGAGACAGACCATCATCGGTCACGCCATTGCGAACGGTCTATTCATAGTTGTTCCAAACCGCTGGGGTAATGAAGGTCGAATCAACTTCTACGGCTCTAGCTTCATCGTCGATCCCTATGGTCGAGTCTTGGCCCGAGCAGCACGAGAGGGTGACGAGCTCCTCGTCGCCGAACTTGATTTGGATCAGAGGCGTGACTGGCTTGAGCTTTTTCCATTTTTTGGAACCAGAAGACCAGACACCTACCAGGAGCTAACCGAGCCAATTGTCAACCCGCGCTCTGACTCAGGTGAGGGTGTAGAAGGCGGTATCCCAGGACTGAGGCCATGA
- a CDS encoding agmatine deiminase family protein: MRVFPAEWHPHARTWLAFPTSGYTLGDTELDHDKARKAWASVANHASEFEPVSVVVNPGDEKIAKKYLSSACELVSIPINDAWIRDSGPSFVIENRELKAVNWIFNGWGAQGWASYDKDAKLATEIANLLGVEVLDSPLVNEGGGFHVSDSGELLLTRTVQLGKGRNPHLSAGEVESQMHELLGTKKAIWLERGLTRDYEEFGTQGHVDIVACFTPDGRVLYHDQRNPNHPDYLVSAEVRELFIRAGYEVVAVPAPDILSDGEGPVDFSYINHYVLNHAVLLCAFDDPRDKEAKAILREVYPGREIVLINATEIFARGGGIHCITQQQPEVR; the protein is encoded by the coding sequence ATGAGAGTTTTTCCAGCTGAGTGGCATCCACACGCCAGGACCTGGTTAGCGTTCCCAACCTCTGGCTACACCCTGGGAGACACCGAGTTAGATCACGATAAGGCCCGCAAGGCTTGGGCCAGCGTAGCTAACCATGCCAGTGAGTTTGAACCCGTGAGCGTTGTGGTGAACCCTGGCGATGAAAAGATTGCGAAGAAATACCTCTCATCAGCGTGCGAGCTAGTTTCAATCCCAATCAACGATGCCTGGATAAGAGACAGCGGTCCAAGCTTTGTAATTGAAAATCGAGAACTGAAGGCTGTGAATTGGATATTCAACGGCTGGGGCGCACAAGGCTGGGCAAGCTATGACAAAGACGCCAAGCTCGCTACCGAGATTGCCAACTTGCTTGGCGTCGAGGTGTTGGATTCACCGCTTGTAAACGAGGGTGGCGGCTTTCACGTGAGTGACTCTGGAGAACTGCTACTTACCCGAACCGTGCAGCTAGGGAAGGGTCGAAACCCTCATCTAAGCGCCGGTGAAGTCGAGTCCCAGATGCACGAGCTGCTCGGCACCAAGAAAGCCATTTGGCTAGAGCGCGGACTTACCCGTGATTACGAAGAATTTGGCACCCAGGGTCACGTTGACATCGTTGCCTGCTTTACCCCAGATGGCAGAGTGCTCTATCACGATCAGCGAAACCCAAACCACCCTGACTACCTAGTTTCTGCGGAGGTCAGAGAGCTATTCATCCGCGCTGGGTATGAAGTGGTGGCGGTACCGGCCCCAGACATCCTCTCCGATGGTGAGGGACCGGTTGATTTCAGCTACATCAATCACTACGTCCTCAACCACGCCGTCCTCCTGTGCGCATTCGATGACCCAAGGGACAAAGAGGCAAAGGCGATCCTTCGGGAGGTTTACCCCGGTCGCGAGATTGTGCTGATCAACGCCACCGAGATTTTCGCTCGCGGTGGTGGCATTCACTGCATTACCCAACAGCAACCAGAGGTTAGATAA